In the genome of Dioscorea cayenensis subsp. rotundata cultivar TDr96_F1 chromosome 1, TDr96_F1_v2_PseudoChromosome.rev07_lg8_w22 25.fasta, whole genome shotgun sequence, one region contains:
- the LOC120258482 gene encoding LOW QUALITY PROTEIN: DNA-directed RNA polymerases II, IV and V subunit 9A-like (The sequence of the model RefSeq protein was modified relative to this genomic sequence to represent the inferred CDS: inserted 2 bases in 1 codon; deleted 1 base in 1 codon) gives MSTMKFCCECNNILYPKENKEQKILLFLLVNHREHQEISNNNCVYRNEVRIHLGERTQVLKEMSXDLTLPRTKTIGCTKCNHSKLSSFQVAARGEEGMTLFFVCCGPDCGHRWRD, from the exons ATGAGCACTATGAAGTTCTGCTGTGAATGCAACAACATACTATACCCGAAGGAAAATAAGGAGCAGAAAATCCTCCTTTTTTTGCTTGTCAATCATCGTGAACACCAAGAGATTTCTAATAACAATTGTGTCTATAGAAATGAAGTTCGCATTCATCTAGGTGAGCGTACTCAAGTTCTCAAGGAGATGAG CGATCTAACTCTTCCTCGTACT AAGACTATCGGATGCACAAAGTGCAATCATTCGAAGTTGTCTTCTTTTCAGGTCGCTGCGAGAGGGGAGGAAGGTATGACACTGTTCTTCGTGTGCTGCGGTCCAGATTGTGGCCATCGGTGGAGGGATTAA